Genomic window (Enterobacteriaceae bacterium 4M9):
AGCTTATCCGGATCCAGCCAGATGCGCATGGAGTATTGTGAGCCGTAGGCATCAACGGAGCCGACGCCGTTGACGCGGCTCATGGGGTCCTGAATGTTACTGGCGACGTAGTCAGCAATATCCTGCTTGTCCATGCTGCCGTCGGTGGAGACAAAGGCAATCATCAGGATGTTGGTGTCGCCGGTTTTACGCACCGTCACGCCCTGGTTTTGTACCGTCTGCGGCAGTTTGCGCATGGCAGACTGAAGCTGGTTTTGCACCTGCTGCACGGCTTTATCGGGGTCGCTGCCTGCTGTGAAGCTGAGGGTTATCGTGGCCTGGCCGGTGTTACTGCTTTGCGAGGACATGTACATCAGGTTATCAATGCCGGTCAGGTTCTGCTCAATAACCTGTGTAACGGTGTTTTCCAGCGTTTGCGCGGAGGCGCCGGGATAGTTAGCAGTAATACGCACAGTGGGCGGCGCGAGGTCCGGGTATTGCTCAACGGCGAGTGAAGATATCGCCAACGCGCCAGTCAGACACAGAAGAATTGCCAGCACCCAGGCGAAAATAGGGCGAGTGATAAAAAAATTCGCCATGCAGTATGGACCTCGTGAGCGCGTCAACGCGTAATTATCAGTAGCCGCAGCAACTGTATCTGTTTCCCCCGGCGCAAACGTGGAGGAAATGAGGAGAAATTGTAAAGCAATCTTCAGTTTTGCAGGCCAGGTGTGGCCTGCGTAAGGAACTTACAGGCCGCGAGTTTCGAGAAACAGCACCGTCGCGGCTACGCGTGAGCGCACGTTGAGCTTGCGCAACAGGTTGCGGATATGCACTTTGACGGTTTCTTCAGAGATATGCAGCACGGAGGCGATTTGCTTATTGGACAGCCCGCGTGCCACTTCTTGTAACACATCCAGTTCGCGCTCGGTGAGGGTGGCGAAGGGTGAACTGTGGGATTCGTTGTCCTTTCTGTTTTCCAGATGTGCTTTTACCTCCTCGCTGAAGGCCCCACCGCGAATCGCGCCCTGGAGAATGTTTTCAAGCAGTAATTCCGGGTCACTGTCTTTAAGCAGATAGCCGTCGGCACCGGCGTCCACCAGCGCGTAAATATCCGTCGGGGCGTCGGAAACGGTGAGCACAATAACCCGAGAACTGATGCCATCACGACGCAGGGCGTGCAGTGTGTCCAGCCCGCTCAGGCCTTTCATGTTCAGATCCAGCAAAATCAAATCTGGCTCCAGACGGTTGGCAAGGCTGATGGCTTCAGCGCCACTGCTGGCTTCACCGACGACGTCGAACATCTCTTGTGTTTCCAGCAACTGGCGGATACCACGCCGCATCAGCGGATGGTCGTCCACGATCAGAACCTGATAGCTGTTCTTGTTGGTCATACATTGCTCCCTGGTGATTTGCTATTTTTGTCGTTGTGAGAGCCGTTGTCGGCTCTGTCTTGCGTTACGGCGCTAAAGCGCACGCAAACGCGTGTGCCGCCTTGCGGCACACGGGAAATGGTGAGCACGCCGCCCAGTCTGTCGGCGCGCTCTTGCATAATATTAAGCCCATAATGGCCTTCTGGCTCTTCAAGTGTGGCAATGCCGCGACCGTCGTCGATAATTTCAGCCTCATGCACTCCAGGCGTTGGGCTAAAGCAGCGCACGGTAATCGTTTGTGCATCGGCGTGGCGAATAGCGTTTAGCACCGCCTCGCGGATAATCTGCAACAGGTGAATCTGGCGCTGGGCGTCCAGAGATTGATCCGGCAGGCTGCATTCCAGGTGAATGTCGGCATTGCTTCGTGCCCGCAGCGGGGCGATGGTTTCCTGAAGTGCGGCAGTCAGATTCGCCTGCTGCAACGTCAGGCGAAACGTCGATAACAGTTCGCGCAGCTGGCTGTAGGCATCGCTTAGCGCCTGAGTGAAGTCGTCAATAATGCCGTGCGCTTTGGTGTTTTCCTGCGGCACTGCCCGGCGCAGTAGCGTGAGCTGAATGCGCAGGTAGGAAAGTACCTGTGCCAGCGAATCATGTAGTTCGCGGGCGATGGTCGCGCGCTCTTCCATCAGTAACAGTTGCTGGCGGTGCTTTTGCGCCTGGTTGAACCACAGCCCGCGCCCGAGCATGTTGGCGACACTTTCCATGAGTTGTGCTGAGGGCGTGCTTGTTTGTGTCTGCCAGCGTAGCTCACCCAGCAGGTTATCCTGTGAACGTACCGGCGTACTGCTCCAGGGCGCGTTGTTATCCGGCGCGCCGTCCTGCAACAGCCAGTTATCCGAGGTACGAATTTCTACGGCGTTAAGCTGGGTGTTATAGCGCAAAATGGTGAGGATTTTCTCGAAGCTGTGCCGGTTGAGCGTGCTGGCGCTCAGTGCCTGCGAACAGCTGTAAAGCACTTCCAGGCGACGATTAGCCTCTTTCAGGCTCTGGGTTTTTTGCTGCACGCTCGCTTCCAGCGACTGGTAGAGCTTGCGAAGTTCTCCGGCCATGCGGCTAAAGGTATGTGCCAGCAGCCCCAGTTCATTAGGCAAATGGGTATTCAGCGGTGGATGGTCGAAATCTCCGCGTTCAACGAATTCGCTGGCTGCCACAAGGGCATTGAGCGGCTCGACAACCTGGCGGCGAATGCGGCGCAGAGTAAAGAACACCAACGTAAAAATAGCGATAAAGCCCACGCCGGAAACGGCAACCACCAGCATCATCTTGTGTTCTGCCTGGTGCTGAAGCGTAAGAACGTAGAGGTCAATCTGGGCCACGTACTCATCAATATTCTGTTGATACCAGGTCAAATCGCCCTGCGCCAGGTGGGTGTCCATTTCGCGCCACGCCTGATGTAGCGCGCTATAGCGCTGGCGTATCTGTTCTGGTACCAGCCAGCCGCCAGGTGAACTGAGCAGCGGTGAGCTAAGGGTTTTTTCATACTGCGCGCGGTGGCGTTCAAGCTCGCGACGCTCGCTCTGCAAATCATAGCCAAGGCGCCAGCTTTGCATACGCAATGAGCCGGCTATGTTGATGGCCTCGGCATCGCGCATGCTGCTGGCAAGAGTTATCAGCGCAACGCCAGTGGTCAGCAGGGAGAGCAGAACGATGTAGAAGAAGGCGCGGGCAAGGCTGGTCGATACCGGGCGCTTAACCATGATAAACCGTGATTCCTCCGGGACTGGGTGGCGGCAACGTACCAGAAATAGCCGGACGCGGAAACCTGCCTGACAGGCATTTGCAGCGTTTCGCTCGCTTTAACTATAGCCTGATACCAGCAGTTAAAATCCCCGTAACGCTGTGATTACATCCTGCGGCTGTGTGCAGACATGTTCACCGCTGATGAAAAGCACACCACAGTTTGATCCGCGACGGATATCCGACAAATTCTGCTGCGTTTCGTGCAGATGTCGATTGCACGCCTTACTGCTTGTCGGTTACACCAATAACCATACAAAAATAATATGATTACACGAAGCAAGTGGGTGATGTCATGATGAGTCCTTTTATTACAGCTAATGCCAGTCGCTGCCTGGGCTGTCGCGCCTGCGAAGTCGCCTGCGTAATGGCGCATAACCACGGTGAGCATGTGTTATCTGCACGCGCATTTACGCCGCGCATTCAGGTGATTAAAGCGAATGGGCGACGCAGTGCGGTGACCTGCCATCACTGCGAAGCGGCACCTTGTCTTAAAAGCTGTCCGGTGGGGGCCATTTCCCGGCGCAATGGCGCGGTACAGGTGGAAGAAAAACTGTGCATCGGCTGTAAATCGTGCGAGGTATCGTGCCCGTTTGGCGCCATTGAGGTTAGCCTTGATGCAGATGAGATGCGCGTGCACAAATGTGATTTGTGTGAGGCGCGTGCCGAAGGCCCCGCCTGTGCCAGCGCCTGCCCGACGGCGGCGTTAACGCTGGTGACACCCGCAGCACTGGCAGCACAGAGCGCGCAGCGGCGTAAGTCAACCGCCGTGCGTGAGTCGCAACCGCTCGCCAGTGCAGGCGTGTGTGATGGGTTTAATGCTGCGGCCAGGCTTGCCGCCATTGCAGCGCCGCAGGTTGCCCAAAAGCGAGCGGCGCAAGAGCGGCTTAAGGAATTTGATGAAATCTATCTGCCTTATTCGCCAGAGCAGGCGAGCGCGCAGGCGCAGCGCTGCCTGAAGTGTGGTGAGCACAGCATATGCGAGTGGCATTGCCCGCTGCATAACCATATCCCACAGTGGATTGAGCTTATCAAACAAGGGCGTGTTCTGGAGGCAGCAGCGCTGTCGCACGAAACTAACTGCTTGCCGGAAATTACCGGGCGCGTCTGCCCACAGGACAGGCTGTGTGAAGGCGGCTGTACGCTGCGTGATGAGTCCGGCGCGGTCACTATCGGTAATATTGAGCGTTATATTTCTGACCAGGCGCTGGCACAGGGCTGGCGGCCAACGCTGGAAAAGGTCGAGCCGCTTGGTAAACGCGTAGCGGTAATCGGTGCCGGACCGGCGGGACTTGCCTGCGCTGAGCGCCTGGTGCGCGCTGGCGCCGGGGTTACGGTGTTTGACCGCCACCCGGAAATCGGTGGGCTGCTGACGTTTGGCATCCCGGCCTTCAAACTGGATAAATCGCTGCTGGTGCGCCGGCGCGAAATTTTCAGCGAAATGGGGATCACTTTTCGCCTTAACTGCGAAGTTGGGCGGGATGTGCCGCTCAGTGAGCTGCTGGAAGAGTACGATGCTGTTTTTGTCGGCGTTGGCACTTACCGCTCAATGAAGGCTGGTTTGCCGCATGAAGACGCACCGGGCGTGCATGACGCGCTGCCGTTCCTGATTGCCAACACCCGCCGCCTGATGGGGCTGATGCCGTCAGAGGAAGCACCTGATGTTGATATGGCTGGCAAACATGTGGTGGTGCTCGGCGGTGGCGATACGGCAATGGACTGCGTGCGCACTGCGCTGCGCCAGGGCGCGCAAAGCGTCACCTGCGCCTACCGACGCGATGAAGCCAATATGCCAGGTTCGCGTAAAGAGGTGAAAAACGCGAAAGAGGAGGGCGCTCAGTTTGAGTTTAACGTACAGCCTGTGGACATCGCGCTAAACGAACAGGGCGCCGTCTGCGGTGTACGGCTGCTGCGCACGCGCCTTGGCGAGCCGGACGCGCAGGGGCGCAGGCGGCCTGAGCCGGTATCCGGCTCTGAGTTTGTTATGCCTGCCGATGCCGTCGTTATGGCGTTTGGCTTTCACCCGCATTCGCTGCCGTGGCTTGAAGAACACGGCGTGCTGCTCGATAACAGCGGGCGCATTAAGGCTGGCGTGGAAAGTCGGCTACGCTACCAGACCACGCATCCAAAGATTTTCGCCGGGGGCGATGCCGTGCGCGGCGCGGATTTGGTAGTGACAGCCATGGCCGAAGGCCAGCATGCTGCACGCGGTATTCTCGACTACTTCAGTGCTTCAACATAAGCCTTCCCGCCCCGCGTTCAGCGCGGGGTTTTTTATTAACGTTAAACCCCGCCTTTTTATCTCATTAAGCGCATTGGATCGCGTTAATCCTCATGGACGCCAAAAGCGGCAATAAAGGAGTAGGCAGTGGCGCGTTTTTAACCGCCCTGGGTCGGCAAAATCTAAACATTCCTTAAACGCATCTGCCTGAAAAAGCGCGCTCTGGCGCAGGTTTTGCGGCGCTTTTCCACAAAACAGACGTAACCTTGATCGGGCAACGTGATTTACCCCTTCCGGGGGATGCGTCTACCCCCCTGTGTCGAATATTTTTATCAACATAAATCCAGGGGAATGACCCGCTGCCTCCCTCCGACGGCTCTCTGACGAAAAGCGCAGTGCGTTCCCCAGTAATAAGAGGTAAGGAACAGCGATGGCTGAATTCTCCCGACGTGGCTTACTGACTGGCGCTTTTCGCGCGGGTTCAAACGCCATGCGGCCGCCCTGGAGCCGCAGCGACGTGGAGTTCACCGCCGTTTGTACCCGCTGTAATGCCTGCGTTGAGGCCTGTGAAACCACGGTCATCAAGCGCGGTACCGGGGGCTTCCCCGAAGTCGATTTTCAGCGCGGTGAATGCACATTTTGCTACGCCTGCGCCGAGAGTTGCCCGCAACCGCTGTTCGCCGTGCGCGACAGTAAACCCTGGCAGTATCAGGTCGCTATTGGCACACGCTGCCTCGCGCAAAACCGCGTCGAATGCCGCAGCTGTGAAGATGCCTGTCCTGAGCGCGCCATACGTTTTCGCCCGACGCTGGCAGGCATTGCCAAACCGCAAACCGAGGTGTCGCTGTGTACTGCCTGTGGGGCGTGCGTAGCGGGGTGTCCGGTTAGCGC
Coding sequences:
- the narP gene encoding nitrate/nitrite response regulator protein NarP → MTNKNSYQVLIVDDHPLMRRGIRQLLETQEMFDVVGEASSGAEAISLANRLEPDLILLDLNMKGLSGLDTLHALRRDGISSRVIVLTVSDAPTDIYALVDAGADGYLLKDSDPELLLENILQGAIRGGAFSEEVKAHLENRKDNESHSSPFATLTERELDVLQEVARGLSNKQIASVLHISEETVKVHIRNLLRKLNVRSRVAATVLFLETRGL
- the narQ gene encoding nitrate/nitrite two-component system sensor histidine kinase NarQ — translated: MVKRPVSTSLARAFFYIVLLSLLTTGVALITLASSMRDAEAINIAGSLRMQSWRLGYDLQSERRELERHRAQYEKTLSSPLLSSPGGWLVPEQIRQRYSALHQAWREMDTHLAQGDLTWYQQNIDEYVAQIDLYVLTLQHQAEHKMMLVVAVSGVGFIAIFTLVFFTLRRIRRQVVEPLNALVAASEFVERGDFDHPPLNTHLPNELGLLAHTFSRMAGELRKLYQSLEASVQQKTQSLKEANRRLEVLYSCSQALSASTLNRHSFEKILTILRYNTQLNAVEIRTSDNWLLQDGAPDNNAPWSSTPVRSQDNLLGELRWQTQTSTPSAQLMESVANMLGRGLWFNQAQKHRQQLLLMEERATIARELHDSLAQVLSYLRIQLTLLRRAVPQENTKAHGIIDDFTQALSDAYSQLRELLSTFRLTLQQANLTAALQETIAPLRARSNADIHLECSLPDQSLDAQRQIHLLQIIREAVLNAIRHADAQTITVRCFSPTPGVHEAEIIDDGRGIATLEEPEGHYGLNIMQERADRLGGVLTISRVPQGGTRVCVRFSAVTQDRADNGSHNDKNSKSPGSNV
- the aegA gene encoding formate-dependent uric acid utilization protein AegA, with translation MSPFITANASRCLGCRACEVACVMAHNHGEHVLSARAFTPRIQVIKANGRRSAVTCHHCEAAPCLKSCPVGAISRRNGAVQVEEKLCIGCKSCEVSCPFGAIEVSLDADEMRVHKCDLCEARAEGPACASACPTAALTLVTPAALAAQSAQRRKSTAVRESQPLASAGVCDGFNAAARLAAIAAPQVAQKRAAQERLKEFDEIYLPYSPEQASAQAQRCLKCGEHSICEWHCPLHNHIPQWIELIKQGRVLEAAALSHETNCLPEITGRVCPQDRLCEGGCTLRDESGAVTIGNIERYISDQALAQGWRPTLEKVEPLGKRVAVIGAGPAGLACAERLVRAGAGVTVFDRHPEIGGLLTFGIPAFKLDKSLLVRRREIFSEMGITFRLNCEVGRDVPLSELLEEYDAVFVGVGTYRSMKAGLPHEDAPGVHDALPFLIANTRRLMGLMPSEEAPDVDMAGKHVVVLGGGDTAMDCVRTALRQGAQSVTCAYRRDEANMPGSRKEVKNAKEEGAQFEFNVQPVDIALNEQGAVCGVRLLRTRLGEPDAQGRRRPEPVSGSEFVMPADAVVMAFGFHPHSLPWLEEHGVLLDNSGRIKAGVESRLRYQTTHPKIFAGGDAVRGADLVVTAMAEGQHAARGILDYFSAST
- the napF gene encoding ferredoxin-type protein NapF; this translates as MAEFSRRGLLTGAFRAGSNAMRPPWSRSDVEFTAVCTRCNACVEACETTVIKRGTGGFPEVDFQRGECTFCYACAESCPQPLFAVRDSKPWQYQVAIGTRCLAQNRVECRSCEDACPERAIRFRPTLAGIAKPQTEVSLCTACGACVAGCPVSAIELRSRNEQ